The segment ATTCGAGTTCACAAAACTTACCCTGCTTTCGTGGTTTTCGTGCAAAACAACATGATCCTGATTTAACCAATTAGGCTAACTAAAATTCATCCAAACGGAGAATCAAACCAGCTGCAGGTTGGTGACACTGTCACTATTTTTAGGCCTACACACCTTGTTTTGTAACGCACGAGACAGGTCCTCTGCTAGTTGGTGTTTGGGAGAGCACGAGGTCGGGTCAGGTGTCCAAGTTGTTGGAGCGTGAGCGTTCTGAGCATCTCGAGGACGCCAAAGGCGTCACCGGGAGAAGAAGGCCTTCGCGCGTTAATTTCTTGTGTTTCATGAGCCGGTTCTGGAACCAAATCTTCACCTGCGTCTCGCTCAGCTGCAGGGCGCTCGAGATGTCCACTCTTCTGGCCCGCGTCAAGTACTTGTTGAAGTGGAAATCCTTCTCGAGCTCCGTGAGCTGTTTTGTGGTGAAGTTGGTCCTTGGTACCCGGTTAGCAGTAAGATGGTGCCCATCGGTGGTTACCTCCAAGTCCTCTGTCCATACTGACCCCCGTGCAACTATACTCAATCCACAGGCCATGTGCATCTTGGCTGAAAAGACAGTTAAAACACAAGTATGTCATTATTATAAGGAGCATAAAAGTGTTTCTGAAACTGACCATGGAGACCCCACTGGCTGCAACATAAAGTCATCTTATCCAATGAAAGAGATGAATGAAGGTTTCAGGGAGATTTAAGTGATTACAGAATGACTTATAAAACATATATTCAATATATTCATCAAGTTAATTGGTTATGTGTATCTGTATTGAGATCAATACACTGGATGGCAATGAGGAGTAAAAAATGTGACACTATAAGGAGTCACATTTTTGTTGCAGTGCCCAAGATTCGGCTATGGTTCTGAGACATGGATAGATAAGTAGCCGTCATGGCTTTTGCACTAGTCACACACTGCACACTGGACTTATAAACCAGACTTAAGTGTTTAAGTGTTTCTTAATCCTGGCACTGGAGACCTAAAGCAGAgcacaattatttattttatgaATTATGACTTGATCATTATGATCAGCtagaatacatttttaaaaatagtGCCCCGCTTTGGGTCTCCAGGACCAGTATTTGGAAACACTGATTATAGGTGTTGGATTGTTTGTGATGGAGACACCAACCCCATCATGGTGTCTGTCTATGGTGATTATAGGTAAGTcaattgactggtactgtatccgTACTGTACCATGGACTCAATAAGGCCAGGTATTGGATGTAATAACTTCTATCATAATTCATAGGAAATGTATAGGAATTGAAGAGGCTATGAAGAAAGAGGCTATGAAGAAGAGGCCTCTTAGACACGTCAGCTCATAGGAGACGTCTTGAAATCCACGTTTTAGACAAAGGAGAATGTCAAGGAGAGGCTTACCTAACCTATAACCTAAACTAAGAGCCTTTGGTGACTATGAAGAGGCCAACACAGGCCAAACAATACAGTAAGTAATTAAGCACCTGGGCTCTCAGGAATAGAACATCACATGTACATTCTGACGAATGACTTCTAAGATAATAGAACTGATGCTGGCCAGGAGGAATGAGAAATCAAACTGAAAATATTCTCCTTGGCTGGGAATATTAACGACTCGCATGCTTTAAAAATAGCCAGCCAGCAAAGCCAGGGCAAGCCACTGAGGGAAAGTATTCCCAGccaaggagagacagaaagagagagagggagagagagagagagagagagagagagagagagagagagagagggagagggagagggagagggagagggagagggagagggagagggagatagagcaagagagagggagagagagagagggagagagagagagagagagagagagagagagagagagagagagagagagagagagagagaggatcaataCACATTGCCTCAGCCATCTGGGCATCCTGCCCACAGTAATTCAGGTGCTGTCAGAGCATAATTGAAGAATGAGGCACTGGGAGTATATACACTATACCAGCAGATCAACTTGCAGACGGGTTGTATGAAGGCCTTTATGCATGAGAGAATATAGCGATGCTTTGTTTTCGTGCCAAGACAATTCAACCCTACAGAAAAAAAACGTTGCTGCTGCTTTCACTAATCATACTACTGGTAAGAATGTAGCACTAATGAGATATACTCCAACCCCGAGAATCATTCTTGTGATTctatgtctgtcctatatctaccCAGCTGTTTGTATGATAGCTTAAAGCCATCAGGCAGTAGTATACAAACGCTGGCTAGAGGacatggatactagtcctggCAAGCAACAAAAACAATCAATTTAAATCAAGACATATTGAATGAGAAattgttgtattgtagatgtcTCTGAGACAAGTAACAATGAAGGCATGCCATCTTTGATTAACcatttactgcagtgggctacaTCGGGGTCACACAGAAGGATTATTGGTCGTTTTAAACATGATCAATTATTTTCAATGGACAAAGTCAAGAAACTGCAGGTATTCTACGGGAGTTTTTAAGTACGATCTCATTTCTACGAAATCAGAAAGTATACGCTGGATGCACAGTAAAGACCGATGTGTCGTTGGTGGACTGATGATATGTGACTATGATTATGGTCAAAAGGTGAACACGTAAAAGTGCTTGGCATTGAGATCAATACACAAGGCTCTCATTACTATACCGACAGATAATCAATAGGCAGAGAGCTCTAACGTTTTTGGGAGTGAGCGTGGCTAAATTTACCTGTGCACACTGAACCCTCAGGTCCTACTGCCTTTCCAGAGCACAGTGATGCAAATTAAAGAAAGGCGCAAGTGGATAGAATAAGACTATTCTAGAATATCTCCATCATTTTCTGTGCCCCAATAGGTACAGAGAGGCAGGCATATGTATGTATGCCTGTGTATAGATTCACTACACCTGGCCCAGCGTCCCTTGTCTTTTCCCCAATACATCTTAATTTTTCCAATCTGGGTAGAATTGATGAATAACTAGGTAAAATGTCACTTACTGTATGGTTATTGTGGTTGACTGATTCAGGATTTACAAGTGCTCAGTTATACTATTCATATTTTATAGCCTATTACcttttgttaaaagttcattcaCAATTATGTATTTATTTCTGAAGCCATTTGGTGCAATAGGCTACATGAATGCACATAAATACGTGTCTTGTCGTTGATAATTTTGACCTACTTTTGCGGAATTTCAGCTATGCACAAAAACACGTCAAACTTGTTTTGCCTgttgtacagtagcctacagtagccgAGCTTGTACTTTCGCACAGCACAGCACTGTCCTACCTACAGTAGTCGATTTGAGAATATGGCACATCCTGTTGCAGACTACTTTTCAACATATGATGAGTAATGAATAACGGTTTACCAAACGTTAAATGTAGATGTAGAAACGAATTGATAACTAATGATACAGTACTCATACATCGTTTAAGACCTGCTATTGGTTTTCGCATCAAGAACAAATAAAACGTTTTACAAATGATTTGGTCAATAAGATAGCTGTCGTCTTTCCAAATGGAAACGTGAACGACGTGTCCAAAACTTACCCGTCCGAGGTCGAGTTCTCTTCACTTTCACCCACTCAAAAGTTTTGCTCCTGTGACTTAGTTCAGGTACCTTACACTTGGGGTCCGAGTGAGAGCCACTGTCCACAACAGCAACGTGAATCTTAGGCCCATCATGAGTGTAGATTTGAAAGTGTGCATTTACACACCCGAATTAGGAGTGCGCCAGCGCCTCAGTCGCGGTGTTGTGTGTGGAAGAGGAGTATCCAAGTCCGGGAAGTCGTGCTCGTGAGCCAGGAGATAGGAGGGGAGACGAGAGTAGCGGAGGCAAGCCGCTGGTGTGGTGGAAAAGCCCTGACTCTGTGTTAAGGGAAGGGCTGCTCGAGCCTGAGCAGACCCGGAGCTGACTTACCGTGCAGTCTTTTTCAGAACTGGTTTCGAAAAAAAATGGGTAACTGTGTTGCAATTAATATTCCCTGCCAAATCTCTGCTGAAGTTTTTCCTTAGTTGCCAGCGCTAACTTCAGGAGAAGTTATCTGGTCCAAGTCCCGTATCATGACCTCCCCAGGTCGGTACCCCCCTGCTACCCTCCCCATTACACGCTAACTCTTGATATGAATTCACCTACCATAATCGTTGGACCGGTCAAACGGTCGTAGAACGCATGGACAAGTAGCTGTAGCTAACACCCAACAACGCATGGATGGACCAAGACAGCGACCATGCATGGACAGTCAGATGGGCAAGCCCTGGAGAAAGTCGATCTCTGATTGATGGAGATGACGTGCCCTCTTGGTCTTGGCCAATAGCTGGACATCTCTGTCATCCATCCGGGACAACGCTGATTAGCCAAGCCAAGCAAGTTGTAGACTCATTTGGGGTAGCCAAATGAATGGACTCCAGTACAGCAGGCAATGCCAGTGTAGACCATTCGTGGTAACTTTGTTTTCTCAAACAGGGCCGTTTAAATATTTACGCGTAATATGGACACATAAAGTGGCACTTTGTGACTGGGATATGGAGGACTGGGATATGGAGGACTGGAATATGGAGGAGCAAGTAGGCCTAAATGAAGGAAAGTTCCCTGAGACGATAGACCAACGTTTCTGAAGTCTTGCATTCATCACAGTGTCCGCTCTCATATTTCTAACAGGCACAGGCAAAATGACGGCAGATTGGTGTGTTCCTCTTTACGCGCACAGTGCTGCAGGCCTTCTCCATCTACCAACTTTGTGACTCTGTATACATCACGCCAGATTTGTTGTTATCATTTACCAAAACGATTAGGCCTATAGCTGTTATTTAATAACTGCTTTTAAGGTACAAGCCAATACCATAACAACACTTGTTTGCAGGTCCTGGATTGAAATGTTTGCCAATATTGGCCTACAACGTTCATTAGTATAGGCCAACATAATGTAAAACGCCTAAACAAACTAGTAGGAAGGTCGACTATAAGCTTAAGTGGATACAGTCTATTCATTGGCGTTAGGGTCTTACGCAACTATCCTGCGATGACGGTTTCTTCAGCAGCAGTGGTCGCGTTCAGTGCAGGGCTAAGGGTCATGTGAAAGGCACACTTAATGGGTTCAAAGGTCGTGACAGTGTCTGTTGAGCTGTTCACTGGCAGCATATCTGTAATTAGTCTCCGAACAACTAGGAAAATAGCTCCGAGGACAAAACCCAAAAGTTTTGCATTTGAGAGACAGATGGACGTTCACGTTTAGGGACCCACCTATCGATAATTATATAGCCCTGCAGTTAGCTTTATGAAATAGGGAAGATAAGCTAATAAAACTATGAATGGTCAAACTATGTCAATATTGCAAATGCAGGCTCAGCGATGTTGTTTCAGTTACATATTTCCATCTtcatgtatattatatatacagccGGCCTTCTTCTTGCCATTAAACtgtatttacatttttaattAGATGGCATAGGAAATGTTGACAGTGCAAATTGAACAACAACctttaaattacattttgttCGGCCGCTATAATTCCCAGTTACGTGCATAGGCCTATACGCTCATCCTCATTTTATTACACTTTAAGGAGAGCTAAACCTGCTTAATTGCCTACATTAAAGTTGATTCTATTCAGATGAGGTTACATGTTAAGAAACAAAATAACACAACGTGAGAGAAAAAAATGTTAGTATTAGCTCGTACATTTTTTTTAAGAAGCAGAATTTACAGGTCGGCGTGCAGTTTTATTGGGAATTATTTGAAGGAATTACACGTGTTTAGAGATACAGGTAATTACAACTTTATTAATTCAGGAGCATGTCTGTTGAGTCCAGATATTGAGGTGGGTGAGACAAGTGGGTAATGAATCCAAAAACCTTTGGTTTTGTTCTTCTTCAAATACATTTGTGGGTAGTATTGACTGCTATACGATTAGAGTGTAATATTACATATACCGGGACACCAACTTCACCATAGACAACATATTTTAGTTTCACAAGCATAAATGTAATCCGTTTAAAATGGTGTAATTATTATTTGTAGTAAATATCGTGcattttttattgttattgttattattattattatatgactTCGTTTTATTAGGCATATCATTTTTGCTGTTATTATTATTGTAGGGGAGAGAAATTGCTATGAATAATGTTTTTTTGTTCATAACTAACCTCTATTTGCGTCTGAATTTTTGTTTGAATTATTATCATCACCGTAACATAATTTTCCATCAAAGACCATATCACTAACCTGATCACAATATTTATCCACACAACTACACAATAGTAATTACAAAACAATGATATATAATCAACCATTTAGGCCTCATAAAAGCATACAACACTCTATAGGCAACAGCCCAGAAACCCGGTCGCAGCTGGGGGAGGTAATGGAATTCTACAGGCAGCGATGTGCTGAATGAGTGAGTGCGATATATCCCTTGCCTCCGTGCATTTGCATGCTACACTTATCCATCTTGTTGTCATCTTGCGAGGTTACCCAGGGTTCACGCGCTAGCTTGTTTCTCTCCCCTACACTCAATAAATAAATCTCCGCAGCGTTCTGTTTACCGCCTGAATATAAATTTGTTTGCAGTCGATCGAAGACCTGTGTGGAGGTATTAGAAATTGTATTTCTCTAATGGCTTTCAGCAGAGGGGGGGGGTATGCAGtatgataaaataaaaaaataatacaaat is part of the Oncorhynchus masou masou isolate Uvic2021 chromosome 33, UVic_Omas_1.1, whole genome shotgun sequence genome and harbors:
- the LOC135527479 gene encoding homeobox protein Hox-B1-like; its protein translation is MADCDLRLVVTVICHSTVNSQRSQGRQMTNNESDGVPGLDQGLIVSVGSHSDPKCKVPELSHRSKTFEWVKVKRTRPRTAKMHMACGLSIVARGSVWTEDLEVTTDGHHLTANRVPRTNFTTKQLTELEKDFHFNKYLTRARRVDISSALQLSETQVKIWFQNRLMKHKKLTREGLLLPVTPLASSRCSERSRSNNLDT